GATGGCGAACAAGGCGTAGGAAATCGCCGACCCGGCGTTGCTGATGAGAATCACGGGGCGCCGCCCAATCCGGTCGGAGAGCCGGCCCCACGCAGGCGCGAACAGGAATTGCATCAGCGAAAACGAGGCAATGATCGCCCCGATGACCGGGCCGCTGGCGCCGAATTGCTTGCTGTAAAGCGGCAAGAGCGGCAGGACGATGCCGAAGCCGATCAGGTCGATGAAGACGCTGAAAAAGATAATCAACAACGACGGTTTCTTCATTTCGAAAGCAAATGGCGATTTATGTATAGGCGCTCGGAGGAAAAAGGCCGAATTTCGCTTCCGCGGCACGTATCCGCTGGCGCCGCGCTTCGTTCATAGCCAAGGCCCCGACCGTCGCCCGACCGATAGGAGTCAAGCCTGATTTGAGAACCCATAAACCGAAAGTGAATTGACCAGCGTTGGCGGACCGGGGGATACAAGGGCACCGACTTGCCGCTCACAGGATCAACGACCGCGGTTCGATCGGCTTTGTGCAGATTGCAGGATGGACAAGCCAACGCCAGATTTCATAGGCAAAACCTAGGAGTTCAAACCGCGGGTGTCAATCCAGCGGAGATTTCTTGACTTCGCAGGTCGGGTCGTTAATTAAGCCAGTCCATAAACCGAACTCCCGATCCAACGATCCGCGTGAAGCTCTCCGACCGTTTCTCCTCGGTCAGCCTCACGATGTTTAGCTCGCGGGAGGCGAATACAAGCCGCGTGTGCAGCCAAGCCTGCTGCTTCGCGGACTCGGCGGATGTTTGATCATCCCTAGAGAAGGAACCCATGAACTTATTTCGTCGCAAAAGTGTCACCGATCTGCAAGCCGAGGCGCTGACGGACCAGAGCCTGAAGCGCGCGTTGGGCCCTTTGAATCTGACCGCGCTGGGTATCGGCGCCATCATCGGCACCGGAATCTTCGTGCTGACTGGGACAGCCGCCGCGCAGAATTCCGGCCCAGCGGTCGTTTTGTCGTTCGTCCTGGCGGGGATTGCTTCGGCGTTCGCGGCGCTGTGCTATTCGGAATTTGCCTCGCTCGTCCCGATGTCCGGCAGCGCTTACACCTATGGCTATGTGACGTTGGGCGAGTTGTTCGCCTGGATCATTGGTTGGGACCTGGTGCTGGAATACGCGGTTGGGGCCATTGCTGTGTCTGTCGGCTGGTCGGGCTACGTGGTTTCGTTTTTCAGAGATTTCGGGATTATCATTCCTCCCGAACTTTCCGCCGCCCGGGGCGTTCCGCTCATTAATCTCCCGGAAGCGCTCGCCGCGAGCCTGAAGGTGTCGCCCGGCTGGCAGACACTTTCGGCGCATCTCGCGGGTCAGATCAGCGCGGCCGGAACGGACCCGACGACGCTGCAAAACGTGACTGCGGTTTTCAATCTCCCTGCGGTCGTGATCGTCGCCATCGTCACGACGTTGCTCGTGGTCGGCATCAAGGAGTCGGCGGGTTTCAACAACATTATCGTCCTTGTGAAGCTGGCCGTGGTGTTGTTGTTCATCGCGGGCGCGGCCAGTGCGATCAACCTCGCCAACTGGCAGCCCTTCATTCCGCAGAACACAGGCAACTACGGGGAGTTCGGCTGGTCCGGCGTCATGCGCGGCGCCAGTTTGGTCTTCTTTGCCTACATTGGCTTCGATGCTGTGAGCACCGCCGCGCAGGAAGCGAAGAATCCTCAGCGCGACATGCCCATCGGGATCATCGGTTCCCTTCTCATTTGCACCGTTCTTTACATCATCGTCTCTGGTATCGCCACCGGCGTCGTTCCCTACCAGGAACTGGACGTGCCGGAGCCGATCGCGAAAGCGGCCGACCGGGCAGGGATGGGCTGGATGGCTGGCGTCATCAAGCTGGGCGCCATCGCGGGGTTGTCGTCTGTGATCCTGGTCATGATGCTTGGCCAAACGCGCGTGTTTTGGTCGATGTCGCGGGACGGTCTGTTGCCCGACTTCGTCAGCCAGGTTCATCCGCGGTTCAAGACGCCGTGGAAAATCACCAT
This Verrucomicrobiota bacterium DNA region includes the following protein-coding sequences:
- a CDS encoding amino acid permease — its product is MNLFRRKSVTDLQAEALTDQSLKRALGPLNLTALGIGAIIGTGIFVLTGTAAAQNSGPAVVLSFVLAGIASAFAALCYSEFASLVPMSGSAYTYGYVTLGELFAWIIGWDLVLEYAVGAIAVSVGWSGYVVSFFRDFGIIIPPELSAARGVPLINLPEALAASLKVSPGWQTLSAHLAGQISAAGTDPTTLQNVTAVFNLPAVVIVAIVTTLLVVGIKESAGFNNIIVLVKLAVVLLFIAGAASAINLANWQPFIPQNTGNYGEFGWSGVMRGASLVFFAYIGFDAVSTAAQEAKNPQRDMPIGIIGSLLICTVLYIIVSGIATGVVPYQELDVPEPIAKAADRAGMGWMAGVIKLGAIAGLSSVILVMMLGQTRVFWSMSRDGLLPDFVSQVHPRFKTPWKITIVTGVVVAVCAGSVTVRDAGNLCNIGTLLAFVIVSVGVLVLRVREPDLPRKFKTPAIWFVAPMGAISSLALMLSLPLTTWIRLAIWFAIGLVIYFVYGAKRSKLAQAEPSTGAS